One genomic segment of Sminthopsis crassicaudata isolate SCR6 chromosome 2, ASM4859323v1, whole genome shotgun sequence includes these proteins:
- the LOC141555019 gene encoding LOW QUALITY PROTEIN: serine protease 52-like (The sequence of the model RefSeq protein was modified relative to this genomic sequence to represent the inferred CDS: inserted 1 base in 1 codon; substituted 1 base at 1 genomic stop codon), with amino-acid sequence MLLLLMIFHLPLLENTLGKNIPEVSCGHIIPASKNEASPILGGVDTSNSEVPWQVRIYFNNTHLCGGSILDKWWILTASHCFIDKNTDHLEVIMELGEVDRKTVEKKNVKKLILHPNFNQLFMNHDIALMLLNSPIEFSRQKTPICIMKNIDNLKECWVSGWRLTTPMKQMNTALQRVKLDLLDWKECQAKVFLLTENMLCAWDAKGXKDTCQGDSGGPLVCNRKNNQKKWYQVGIISXGEGCGRKGKPGIYTEVSNYLLWIVLKTCEAGYPYIWSSSEYFFTPPQCLILSLYFSSFFLQKTFFLFTII; translated from the exons TTTCCTGTGGTCATATCATTCCTGCCTCGAAAAATGAAGCTTCCCCCATCCTAGGGGGAGTCGACACTTCTAATTCTGAAGTTCCATGGCAAGTGCGCATCTATTTCAATAACACACATTTATGTGGAGGATCAATACTAGATAAGTGGTGGATTCTAACTGCTTCCCACTGCTTCATAGATAAAAA CACAGACCATTTGGAAGTAATCATGGAATTGGGGGAAGTTGACAGGAAGACAGtggagaagaaaaatgtgaaaaagctCATTCTTCACCCCAACTTCAACCAGCTATTTATGAACCATGACATTGCTTTGATGTTGCTCAATTCTCCTATAGAATTTAGCAGACAGAAAACACCCATTTGCATAATGAAAAACATAGACAATTTGAAAGAATGCTGGGTATCTGGATGGAGACTCACAA CACCCATGAAGCAAATGAATACTGCACTGCAAAGAGTCAAGCTTGACCTCTTAGACTGGAAGGAGTGCCAAGCAAAAGTTTTCTTGCTCACTGAAAACATGCTGTGTGCTTGggatgcaaaag aaaaagacaccTGCCAG GGTGACAGTGGGGGACCTTTGGTTTGCAACCGCAAGAATAACCAGAAAAAATGGTACCAAGTGGGCATTATCAGCTAGGGAGAAGGTTGTGGTCGAAAAGGGAAACCTGGTATATATACAGAAGTGTCCAATTACTTGCTTTGGATTGTGCTGAAAACCTGTGAGGCAGGGTATCCATACATCTGGTCATCATCTGAATATTTTTTTACTCCCCCACAATGTTTAATTTTGTCAttgtatttttcatcttttttcctgcaaaagactttttttctcttcacaaTTATATAA